CCTGAGCTATCCCGAGGACTCGGCCGGCCGCCTGATGCAGCGCGAGATGGTGGTCGTGCCCTCGGCCTGGACGGTCGGCGACGCCATCGACTTCATGCGCAAGAACAAGGAGTTGCCGAAGGACTTCTACGACCTCTTCATCGTCAACCCCAAGCACAGGCCGATCGGCGCCATCCCCTTGAGCCGCGTCATGCGCAACAAGCGCCCGGTGCGCCTGACCAAGATCATGGACGACGAGGTCCACACCATCCCGATCACCATGGACCAGGAGGACGTGGCCTATCAGTTCCGCCAGTACGGCCTGGTCTCGGCGCCGGTGCTCGACGAGGCGGGGCGCCTGGTCGGCGTGATCACCGTGGACGACGTGGTCCACGTGATCGACGAGGAGGCCGAGGAGGACCTGATGAAGATGGGCGGCGTGACCGAGACCGACCTCTACAGCGCCGTGCTCGACACCACGAAGGCCCGCTTCTCCTGGCTCACGGTCAACCTGATGACGGCGGTCGTCGCCTCGCTGGTGATCGGGCTCTTCGAGGGCACCATCCAACAGCTGGTCGCGCTCGCCGTGCTCATGCCGATCGTTGCCTCCATGGGCGGCAACGCTGGCACCCAGACGCTCACGGTGGCGGTGCGGGCGATCGCCATGAAGGACCTGACCGCGGCCAACACGGCGCGCTTCGTCGGCAAGGAGGTGCTGGTCGGCTCGGCCAACGGCCTGCTCTTCGCGATCATGACCGGCGCGGTCGCCTGGTTCTGGTTCGGCGTGCCCGAGCTGGGCCTCCTCATGGCCGCCGCCATGGTGGTCAACATGCTGGTCGCCGGCCTCTCCGGCACGCTGATCCCGATCGGCCTCGAGCGCCTCGGCGTCGATCCGGCGATCGCCTCCACGGTCTTCCTGACCACGGTGACCGACGTGGTCGGGTTCTTCACCTTCCTCGGCC
The nucleotide sequence above comes from Kiloniellales bacterium. Encoded proteins:
- the mgtE gene encoding magnesium transporter, with product MTEPPPSEAATNPEHPLAAPDENVALPDELIYAVEEALEEDDRERFLGFIDSLHVADLADLLESLTRDLRAKAVDVLQPALEPEVLTYLDAGIREEVIEQIGPRGLARALSALESDDAVDVFEDLDEAFQKRILAALPRGYRAIIEESLSYPEDSAGRLMQREMVVVPSAWTVGDAIDFMRKNKELPKDFYDLFIVNPKHRPIGAIPLSRVMRNKRPVRLTKIMDDEVHTIPITMDQEDVAYQFRQYGLVSAPVLDEAGRLVGVITVDDVVHVIDEEAEEDLMKMGGVTETDLYSAVLDTTKARFSWLTVNLMTAVVASLVIGLFEGTIQQLVALAVLMPIVASMGGNAGTQTLTVAVRAIAMKDLTAANTARFVGKEVLVGSANGLLFAIMTGAVAWFWFGVPELGLLMAAAMVVNMLVAGLSGTLIPIGLERLGVDPAIASTVFLTTVTDVVGFFTFLGLAALFLL